In one Mucilaginibacter ginsenosidivorax genomic region, the following are encoded:
- a CDS encoding serine hydrolase domain-containing protein, which produces MIRKLLFILLPILALLSGCHKHSFNKPRLDTLLVTLNAHEQNMGSIAIADNGTIVYQKAFGYSRINGTIKTPANVHTKYRVGSITKMFTAVMIFQLIEEGKLTLTTTLAKYYPQLPNAGKITIAQMLSHHSGLHNFTADSGYLNYMGKPKSEAEMTAIFAKQKADFEPGIKAAYSNTNFVLLGYIIEKITGKSYPEELKERITTKIGLEDTYYGTKTDSLNDEAYSYNYISGWSQVPETDMSIPGGAGAIVASPTDLVHFIDALFAGKLISNTNLEHMKLMKDNFGMAMFIFPFDDKTGYGHSGGIDGFLSQLIYYPADKLSVAYIANGIRYPTNEIVADALSIYYNKPFAMPEFKSVELKSADLDKYLGNYSSVKMPLKIAITKNKTTLIGQATGQSAYPLEARGNDKFVLDLAGVSLRFDTVKHSFYYFQNGETYLFTRDK; this is translated from the coding sequence ATGATCCGAAAACTGCTTTTTATTTTATTGCCAATATTGGCCTTGCTATCGGGCTGCCATAAACATAGTTTTAATAAACCCAGGTTAGACACCTTACTGGTTACGCTGAATGCGCATGAGCAGAATATGGGTAGCATCGCGATAGCAGATAACGGAACGATTGTTTACCAAAAGGCTTTTGGCTACAGCCGAATAAATGGCACTATTAAAACGCCGGCAAATGTTCATACCAAATACAGGGTGGGGTCTATCACCAAGATGTTCACCGCTGTTATGATTTTTCAGCTTATTGAAGAGGGTAAGCTTACGCTAACTACTACATTGGCTAAGTATTACCCGCAATTACCCAATGCAGGCAAGATTACTATTGCCCAAATGCTGAGCCACCACAGCGGGCTTCATAATTTCACCGCTGATTCGGGTTATCTTAACTATATGGGCAAGCCGAAATCTGAAGCGGAAATGACAGCCATTTTTGCAAAGCAGAAAGCCGATTTTGAGCCCGGCATTAAAGCCGCGTATAGCAATACAAATTTTGTACTGCTGGGTTATATCATCGAAAAAATTACTGGTAAAAGCTATCCCGAAGAACTGAAGGAACGCATTACAACCAAAATAGGATTGGAAGATACTTATTATGGCACTAAAACCGATTCGTTAAATGATGAAGCTTATTCCTATAACTACATCTCTGGATGGAGCCAGGTGCCCGAAACAGACATGAGTATTCCGGGCGGCGCAGGAGCCATTGTAGCTTCACCTACCGACCTGGTTCACTTTATCGACGCACTTTTTGCCGGCAAACTCATCAGCAACACAAATTTGGAGCACATGAAACTGATGAAGGATAATTTTGGTATGGCGATGTTTATTTTTCCCTTTGATGATAAAACAGGTTATGGCCATAGTGGCGGTATCGACGGATTTTTGAGTCAGCTTATTTATTACCCGGCCGATAAGCTGTCGGTGGCTTACATAGCCAACGGTATCCGGTATCCTACTAATGAGATTGTCGCGGATGCTTTGAGCATTTATTATAATAAGCCCTTTGCAATGCCCGAATTTAAGAGCGTTGAGCTTAAAAGTGCCGATCTGGATAAGTACCTCGGCAATTACTCCAGCGTTAAAATGCCCCTAAAAATAGCTATTACTAAAAACAAAACAACGCTGATAGGGCAAGCCACCGGCCAAAGCGCCTATCCGCTCGAGGCCAGGGGTAACGATAAATTCGTACTGGATTTGGCAGGGGTTTCACTTCGGTTTGATACCGTTAAGCACAGTTTTTATTACTTTCAAAATGGTGAAACCTATTTGTTTACCAGGGATAAATAG
- a CDS encoding TerD family protein produces the protein MAINLQKGQKIDIGLSKMTVGLGWNPNEGTGYDFDLDVSAIMIDGNRFVPEDEFFVFYNNVDSPDGAVHHTGDDPSGGNSDGGDDESINIDLTKVDGKIQEILFVVTIHEAQPRRQNFGQVRDSYIRIIDEQTGSEVCKYELGEDFSIETAIEFGRLYRRNGAWKFEASGVGYKEDLAFFLSKYFKGQIIK, from the coding sequence ATGGCTATTAATCTTCAAAAAGGACAAAAAATAGATATCGGACTGTCGAAAATGACAGTTGGTTTGGGCTGGAACCCAAATGAAGGCACAGGTTATGATTTCGACCTGGACGTATCGGCTATCATGATAGATGGCAACAGGTTTGTACCTGAAGACGAATTTTTCGTTTTTTATAACAACGTAGATTCGCCTGACGGCGCTGTTCATCACACCGGCGACGATCCTTCGGGCGGCAACAGCGATGGCGGCGATGATGAATCTATCAATATTGATTTAACTAAAGTTGATGGTAAAATACAGGAGATATTGTTTGTGGTAACCATTCACGAAGCACAGCCCCGCAGGCAAAACTTTGGCCAGGTGCGCGATTCATACATTCGCATTATTGATGAGCAAACCGGCAGCGAAGTTTGCAAATATGAGTTGGGCGAAGATTTTTCTATCGAAACAGCTATTGAGTTTGGCCGTTTATACCGCCGTAACGGCGCCTGGAAGTTTGAGGCATCGGGCGTGGGTTACAAGGAGGATCTTGCCTTCTTTTTAAGCAAGTATTTTAAGGGGCAAATTATTAAATAA
- a CDS encoding TerD family protein → MAINLVKGQTIDLRKNDKGESFDLSSVTIGLGWDVRQSRGGGGFLGKLFGGGGEEVEYDLDAIAFLLDKNGHVANRGRTFQKPNGNKINLYEGDVVYFNSMRHPSNHIWLTGDNRTGAGAGDDEQIIVKLDALDPKYDRILFIVAIYQGQRKNQHFGMVENAFIRAVDNHGKEIAKFSLSGDATYNGMCSMKFAEVYRKDGTWKFRAIGEPFATDNFLELLKQY, encoded by the coding sequence ATGGCAATTAATCTGGTTAAAGGTCAAACAATTGATCTTCGTAAAAATGATAAGGGCGAAAGCTTCGACCTGTCGTCGGTGACCATTGGCTTAGGCTGGGATGTAAGGCAAAGCCGCGGTGGCGGCGGTTTTTTGGGCAAACTATTTGGCGGCGGCGGTGAAGAAGTGGAGTATGACCTGGATGCTATAGCTTTCCTGCTGGATAAAAACGGCCATGTGGCCAACAGGGGCCGCACGTTTCAAAAACCCAACGGCAACAAAATAAATTTATATGAGGGCGATGTGGTTTATTTTAACTCCATGCGCCATCCATCAAACCATATCTGGCTTACGGGCGATAACCGTACAGGCGCTGGCGCTGGCGATGATGAGCAAATCATCGTGAAACTGGATGCGCTGGATCCGAAATACGATCGCATCCTGTTTATTGTAGCCATATACCAGGGCCAAAGGAAAAATCAGCATTTTGGCATGGTCGAGAATGCCTTTATCCGCGCTGTTGACAACCATGGCAAAGAGATAGCCAAATTCAGCCTGTCGGGCGATGCCACCTACAACGGTATGTGCTCCATGAAATTTGCCGAGGTATACCGTAAAGACGGAACCTGGAAATTCCGCGCCATTGGCGAACCATTTGCAACGGATAATTTTTTGGAACTACTTAAACAGTATTGA